ggaaggaaagcaaGACAGATGAAGAGATGACACTTATTGGTCTTTAGGAGTGAGGGGTGTGGGTTCTAATTGGTTAGAAAGCCTGGAATGGCTTTGGACTCTGATGAACAGTCTGGGTGCCCACCGGCTTTGAGTTGTGGGGTTCTGATTGGCTCTTTAGAGTTGGCACAGGGAGATTGAGGTTCTCCACGTCAATTGGCCAGCAAGGCTGAGGTGAGGGGTCTGGGTTTTGACTGGTTCTGACTTGAAGTTGGGAGAGGTGAAGATGaccagagggagagacagaggcgCAGTGTATAGGATGTGATCTGCCTGTCATTTTAACAGTTCCCTTGCCCATTCAGGCATTAAGACCGATGGTTGGTCTGGGAAAAGACTGGTTGCTCTGCCTTTGAAAACGAGGGCAAAGGTGAGAGGACATAACGCAATGCTGTCTCAACAGCAGATAAGGAGGTTAAACACCCAATTTCCAACGTGATTGATAAGGGGATAGAAAAATTAAAACCGACACTAGCTGCAGATTGGTTTCCAGCCGAAAACGCCCAGCAACATTGGCCCTCCCAGCCTCTTCCACTCCTGACTGGGTCTCAACCAACAGCGAAAATGGCACCACGCGTGAGGGTGGGGCCGGAGGTGCACAGAGAACTCCTATTGGTTGGGAGCAGCACCGGCCGCCTTCCCAGCCCTTCCATTGGCCAGCTCCGTAAGGCAAGGAACCTGTGAGAGGGTGGTTCTGAACTAGGAATATTTCGGAGCCAGCGAGCTAGCCTAGAGGACCCGGGAGCCTGTGGCAGAAGCTGCTGCAACCGCGCTGCTGGGTAAGCGCTCCCGTGTGGCCTGCCACTCCATTCCCTAGGTCTCAATTGCTAAACAGCCGGCCCTCTGCGCGCGTACGCAAGACCcttcccccccaacccctgccccgcCATTCCCACGCGCCTGCGCAGGACCCCCAGCTACCGCGCGGTCGTCCGGACGACAGAAGATCCGCCTTCTCATTGGGCAGCTGGACTAGAGGGTTCTAGTTCTGATTGGTGGTCTCTGTACTTgaccctccttttcctctttagcGCCCCGCACAAGACCCCTGCCCTCCGCTTCCTCTTTCTTGCAAGTTGGCTGCGGGAAGCGCTGTTTCAGGAGGAATCGGGCCATCCCACACACTGAACCTGAGGGTCGTAGTTCTGATTAGTCTTCTCTCTTCTGTCCTGCAGTTTCCAGGACTACGGGGAGGGTAATACCTTTTCGTTGAATGATGCAAGACAGTGACCCCTGCAATAGGACCTAACCTGGTCGTTGTGTCTCCCCCAGCCGACTGTGACCCATGAGGACTGGAACCAGTTCCGGCTCCTGTGTCTCCCCCAGCCGACTGTGACCCCTGAGGGCGGGCACCAGTCCTGGTTCCTGTGTCTTCCCCCACCAGACCAATGAGGACTGGAACCTAGTGTGATTCTTGTGTCTGCCCACCAGACTGTGACCAATGAGGGCAGAGACTAGGTCTGgttcctgccttccccagcagaCTGTGACCAATGGGAGCTGGGACCTGGTCTGGTTCCTGTGTCTACCACATCGTATGGTTCCCAGGGGGCTGGAACaagctttcagtctttctgtGGTCTTATAGCCATGTTTTTAAGTCAGTATATAATTCTTTTACTTGAGTCCGCCTGTTAACTGGTTAACTGAGTCCATTTATATTTCTTGTCATAATGAACTACTTGGATTTGATTTTATGATCTCATTCTGTGCTTTCTATTTGTTCAGGTTTATCCacctccttttttcttctttctacataTCCACACACAGCTATCAGTCTACAGAGACATGTCCACCAACGCCGGCCCCATGCATCCATACTGGCCTCAGCACCTGAGGCTGGACAACTTTGTGCCCAATGACTACACCACCTGGCATCTCCTGGCTGGCCTCTTCTCCGTCTCTGGGGTCTTACTTACGACCACGTGGCTGTTGTCAGGTCGTGCTGCAGTCATCCCACTGGGGACTGGGCGGAGACTGTCCCTGTGCTGGTTTGCAGTGTGTGGGTTCATTCACTTGGTGATTGAGGGCTGGTTCAGCCTCTACCACGAGGACCTTCTTGGAGACCAAGCCTTATTGTCCCAGCTCTGTGAGTCCTGAGTTCTATGATGTGCTGTGGGAGGGAATTTTCTGGGAAGCGATTGATTTAGTTTACCCCCTCACCGACTCCTTTTccattaacttattttttaaatttatttaatttttttgtctcaTATATATTCACATGGGTCAAAAAACAAACCATTTAAAGAGGTATGCAGTGAAAATCTACCTTCTGTCCACCAAGTTTCCCCAATTATTTATTACCACTGTTAATTGCTTATGTTTCCTTTCAGGGTTTTACACATAAATTACACACATaagcttcagttttcacagttgTATAAGAGGGACCAAAGtaatatccaaatatatataagACACTTAGAACAGTGTTTAGCAGACAGTAGATGCCATGTAACtgtcatgatttttatttttcccttttgtgtAAATGGTAACATGCTATATACACTTCtaaactttgcttttttttaaatgaggtcaCTCCTCCTCAGTTCATAAAGAGTTTTGAAAGCGCAGATGTTACAGAATGATTTGACTTCTCCAGTATTGATAGGCATcctccccccccaaccccaatcTCTTGCTGTTAACAAACAATACTCCTTTTTGGCCTCATGAAGAAAGCTGCCAGAACATTCTGTGTGGCAAtctgctttcatttctcctggaTAAACAGggaggagtggaatggctgggtcacatggtagatGGATGTTTAACTTTATGAAAAGCTGCCAAACCGTTTTCAAGAATGGCTGCACCATGTCATATTCCCAGCAGCAGTATAGGGGAGTTCTAGTGTTTTCCCATCCTCACTGACACTTGGTATGGTCGGGTGTTTCTTAAATGTTAGTCCTTCTCGTGCATGTGAGTGCtatcattatggttttaatttgcttttcctcGATGACCAGTGAAAGTTTGAGTACCTTTCATGTTTACTGACCATTTGGAAATCCTCTTTTGTGAAGAACCTATTCCAGTCTCCTGTCTATTTTTATCTTGGGTGATCTGTCTGTTTCTGACTGATTCTCTCCtcactctttcattcattcatctgttcaccCTTGTGCTTGCTCTGTTTCACGCTCATTGGCTACTTCACCCTCTCCATCATTTACACCTGCCTCATTTCATGCCGcaaccatttattgaatacccGACAATCACAGCAACACTTACTGTTCTGTGTCAGGTTTGCACACATTAtcttgtatatgtatattaactCTCGAGTCCAAACAGctaccccatttcacagatgaggaaactgaggcatggggagGTTATAAAGCCTGTCTTCTTACATGGGTCCTCGACTGTCATGAGTCTGAGTTCCTTTTCCTGCCAGTATTCTTCACATCTGTCTTTTGTCTTCTCCAGGGAAAGAGTATGCCAAGGGTGACAGCCGTTACATCCTGTAAGTGTTTGCCTCTGTCAAGGGAGACCTGTATCGGTTTCGGGCGGTGGTGAGTCGGGAGCACTAATGGGGTGCCTGGTGCCCTACACAGTGATGCCAGTTTCCACCCCCTATCCTTTCTTCTGCAGGAATGATAACTTCACGATATGCATGGAGACCATCACAGCTTGGCTGTGGGGTCCACTCAGCCTATGGGTGGTGATCGCCTTTCTCCGCCAGCAGCCCCACCGCTTTGTCCTACAGCTTGTGGTCTCTGTGGGTGAGGAGAGGGCCCATGCTGGATGTTTGCTGGCTTGATGGGGGATCCACAGACATGGGGGCATCCCTGCGGGTGGGATCTCTCAATAGTGCCCATTGAGGGTTGAGTCTGACTGAATTTTAACAAACTCCCTGAGGTTCTGGAACAGCCATGCCCCTCTTGGCCTGAATTCTCATTTCTCCTCCCACTCCATCACAAAGCCTCCTGTAAAGGTTCCATGAGGTGGCGCATGATGGCAAGAACTCCCGGGGTCCTCCAGGATCAGGATTCTGAGCTGCCTTCATCTGAGATTCAATGTTCTTACATTGTTAGCTTTCTGCCAACGTGAGTTCTCTTTAGTCCTGGAATCCTGAGCTGTCTTAAAGGATCTGGAGCTTCCTTAAATTCGGGAGCGATGAACCATCCTGAGTTCAGAATTTCTCAGCTTCCGATTTCTGAAATTCTCCCTTTCCTGATTTCTCAACTTTTCAGCTGGGTGACTTCAGAGTTCTTAGCTCTCTGAATTGGAGAATCCTAAGCTCTGAAGACTTGGAAAATGGCTTGGAATTGCACCTCCTCCTCACAAggtttccctctttctcttctacCTCCCACAGGTCAGATATATGGGGATATTCTCTATTTCCTGACAGAGTACCGTGATGGATTCCAGCATGGGGAGCTGGGCCACCCACTCTACTTCTGGTTTTACTTTGTCTTCATGAATGCCGTGTGGCTGGTGCTGCCCGGAATCTTTGtgttcgattcagtgatgcatctCGCTCATGCCCAGAGCATGCTGGATGCCAAAGCCACAAAAGCCAAGAGCAAGCAGAACTAACAAGTGATGACGTGGGCTTGAACACTGGCTGTTGAGGAATTCTCCCCCTGCCAGAAGAGTCCAATCCTTGCTCCCACAGGTTGGAAGGGCAAATTGAATTGATCTGTCAAATTCAGGCTGATGGGTGGGCACCAAAAGGGCCAGAGATGGGAAAGGAAGGAGCTGTGTGGAGCAACTGTCAGCAGCCATTGGGACAAAGGTACAAGAGAACCTAGGAGGTATGGCAATGGTGgcaattttttaaatcaggaaataAAAGATCTTGGCCCTATACTGAGAGATCTTGAATTACTAACCCCAGAGATGCCCCAAGACTGGCCCCATAGACCCCTCCATCACTAATTCCACAGACCACCATTCTCTCAGCCATAGACCCCCACCATCGTTATCACATAAACCTCACAAACCCCCATCACTGATCGCACAGATGCCCCTAATGGCTGATTAGATCCATGAGACACACCTTTAATCTCTTTTTgcgggggaggggtaattaggttatttatttatttagcatttattttagTTTGTTCAGATTGACATTGGACCCATTGCTTTAAATGTACCTGAAGGTTGAAAGCAATGCATTGAGCATATTTGGCGGAGGgggcgggtaattaggtttatttattttgtttatttattttttgatagcagtactggggattgaacccaggacctcatgcgtgctaagcacgagctctaccacagagctataccctccccccacctttaatgtccctctctcttttttttttttttttttttgctatttttaaaaaaaaattttggccgggggaggtaattagtttcatctatttatatattacttttggtggaggtaccagatattgagcccaggacctcgtgcatgctaggcatgcactctaccactgagctataccctccccgcttttaatctcttttaagGCTTGATCGTCCATCCACACCTTTGGTATTCTCTCCACAACACACTTTCTCATTTTTTGTAATACGGACAGGCTGCAAAATTTCCAAATCTTCAGGTTCTTCAGTTTACTCAACTTCTTGTGTGCTGATCAGGCACCCCATAGATACCCCATTACTATCTCCATAGACCCCCCATTACTCACTCCAAGGACTCCCATCAGTACCCTAAAGATCTCGATCACTCACTCCAGAGACGCCACAAAACTCACCCCACACACTCTGTCATTAACTCCTAAGATACCCATCCCTCTTCCCACAGCCTTTTATTTACTCCATAGACTGCCCATCATTCACCTCACAGACCTCCATCACACACACCACAGACCCCATCTCTCCCCCCAACAGATCTCCCATCATGTACAACTCCATGACTCAACCCATAGACCCTCTCCCCACAAACCTGCTATCATTTACCCCATAGGCCTCTCATCACTGACTGTACAGATTCCCCCATCACTCACCCCAGAAACACCTCATAACTCACCTTGCAGAATCCATCACTTCCCTCACATCCCCTCACTTACTCCACAAACCACCTATCATCCACCTATAGACTCCCATCATTCACCCCACAGATACCCCCTCATCCCACAGTCTGTCATTAACCTCATAGACCTTCAGTCATAAAACAAATGGGTACTTAAGGAATTTGGAGTAGGTGACAATGAATAATAAAGCTGCAGATACCTGGCTCCAGGAGACCTGTGCAGAGCAAGACTTCAGTTTAAATCATAGTTCTGCTCCAGCCTACAGTATGGCTTTGGAGAAATGCCTCACTGTTAAAGCCAAAGCCGTGCATTACTTTCTCACCTCATATCTGTCACTTACCTCATTTACTTAAGGCTTGCTGGCCTCCTTGCTCTTCCTCAAACACTCCAGGCCCAGCCCCACCTTCTGTCCATGGTGCTGTCTACTCTCTGTGCCACTTACTATCCCTTTGACATTGAGCACATTTTCCCCTGACCTTCATTCTCtgctttcatctgtaaaatgctgATAATagtaatacctacctcatagggatTTAtgcagattaaatgaattaatatatgtaaactatCTGGCACTTTGTATATGCTGaatggaagaataaacaaatgaaagagaaaattctcccctctccctgacACTATGGCAGGGACCTCCTTTTTGATCTCCTTTCTTCCAGTATCTTTCCTTCCAGAGCTCTGTAACCAAGACAGAGACATCTGACTACATCATATCCGCATCTAAAACCTGTGCTCAGGATAAACTTCAAGGTCTAGGCTAATATTTTGCTCCTTCCACCCTATGCTAATTTTAACGAGAGgcagactttctttttctttaatttttgttaatggaaatactggggattgaacccaggacctcctgcgtgttaacatgctctaccaccgagctatatcCCCCACCCCCTGGGAAGCAGACTTTCAAACTCCTTGTTTCCATCAGAAAATCCAGCAGTGCCATAAGAAGTGTTTTTGGCTCCAGCACAGGGGACAAGAGAAATGCGCCACGAACCCTCTTctggctttcaaaaaaaaaaaaaaaattccacaggaTTTATAGCTTCCAGGAAATAGAAATCTATTTACTCTTAATACCAAggcaaaaaagtattttaaaagatatcaaAATAGAATTGCAGACTTCTCTACTTCTCTAAAAAGTTAACATTCAGGGTAGCATCATACAACACTGCAACAACAGCAGAAGTCCAGGCACCTTACAGGACTTCTTTGTTAGAAATTACATTTGTACAGGCAGCCTGTATTCTTTCCAAACCATACGATGTTGTGCAATGAAGTGAAGAGAATGCCTTTTTGCATTTTGCGATACATAAAGTTTCTCAAAGGAATCTAATGTATGTCCAGTATTCAGCTGATATTTGGTGGACACACACCGTTTAATAATAGGACCAACCTCAAcgtgttgtaagaattaaataaaagaaaggcaaattttaaaaagctaggaCCTCCAGAGAGTATAATAACGGCTTTTAGGGGtaaattatttattgaagtataacgtAAGGGCAGAAACTGCAAAAATCATAAACGTACAGCTCGATGAATTGTCACAAAGTGTAAACTATTCTTTAAAGATTCTGGATAAAGGATTATTCCTCCCTTCAGCAGATTCATTTGAAGTGAGGCCCACAGGCATTTGAAACAGATGACATCATCTGTAAGCAAAGAAGCAAGGCGACTTGGGGCGGGGCGTGAGGCCTTGACGTCATCGCGCAGCAGCTTCCTTTCCCCGCCCACTTCTCCCGCCAGAATAGGTTGTCACTTTAACACACACCTAGGTGAATCCGGAAGCAAAAGGACCAAACAACCAAACGCGGCCGAGAGGAGGCGGGGCCTCAGTAGGCGCCTGCACACTGGCCGAAGTGAGGCAAAATGCCCGGCTTTGGTGGAGTGGGGGCCTGGCAACAGCGCGCTGTGCACATGCGCAGAGGCAATGGCCAGCCTGTGCCAGGTGAGGGGGGGCAGGGTCGCGCGGCGCCCTCTGCGCCTGCGCCCGGGCGCAAGGTGGGGCCGCGGGCGCCTGCACTCTGGGGTGCGCGCAAGGGTAGGGGGCAACGGTCAGCTGTCACTCTGAAGCGGGTGGCGGCGGCGGGATGGCGACGGCCTCTGGGTCCTTGGAGTTGGCCAGCTCCGGAGCGCCCCCGCCTGGCGGGGGAGCCCAGGCGGCGGCGGCTGAGGAGGAAGAGCGAGAGGTGGTGCGGGTCCGAGTCAAGGTGAGGCTGGCGACCCGTCCGCCAGCCAGCCGGGGGCTCCCGGGGGAGGGGAAGGCGGTGGCTGTCCTAGGATGGAGGGCGGGACCTGAGATTTAGGGTGTTGCGTGAGAGGCGAGGCTTGAGGGCAGAGTGATGGTGGcgtgggtgggggttgggggaaggctGGACTTGGAATGCAGGGGCAGGGCATGGGGCGTGGGGACTGCACATGGAGGGATAGGGGCCTATGGAATGGAGATTGTAGGTAGAGAGGAGGGGCTGTAGGGTTGGAGGAGGGGCTTTAATAGTTGAGTGGGGCCCTGATGAATGAGGGAGGCTGTTGCTGTCGGAAAAGGTGGCGCCAAAATCAGTTAACATACGTGTTGAGACTGCACTTTGGTGCACGTCCCCACCCTGATTGAGCAGACATACTCGTCTATATAAATGAGCTTCAGACACTGGTGGATGGCATGGGGAAATAACCAAAAAGGTTCTGAGCTAGGGAGTTAGCTTTAGCCAAGGTTGTACAGGGAAATCCCCAGAGAGCTATTGAAGGagcagagacagaaataaaaaggagtcAGCCATGTGCATATCAGCGGGGGAAGAGTGTTCTAGGTAGAAGGAACAGCAAGGGCAAAGGCTGAGAGGTGGGGACAAGCTTGGCATGCTCTCTTAGGCTCCCATATTGTTAGCGCCCAGAGAGTGCAGGGAAGAGTGGTAGGAGGTGAATCAGAGAGGTAAGAGAGGGGCAGATTGTGACGGACCTTTGGTGCATCCTCTTGAGTAAGAAAGCTGTTGGCAGTAGTTCCAGCAAGAAGTGAAGGTGGCTCGGACTACTGTGGTGGCTCTGGTGGTGATGAGAAGAGGGTCACTTCTGGGGAGATGTAAACAGATCAGTTCAGTGTAATAGAGAGAGCTCTAAGATAGAGGTTTGGGAGTTCAGAAAAGAGATGGTGCCTGAGCCATGAGTGAGCCAGTTGAGGAAAGTGGAAAGGATGTTCCAGACAGGGGGAGCAGCATAAGCAAAGGCCAGGAGCCAGAATGTGTTTAGAGTAACTTCCCTCAGTTTGGTAGTACCAGAGTGGAAAGTTCAAAAAAGCTGACTGGAGAGAGGCTGGCTGGGGTCCCGTAGTTCCACTTGGTGGGGACCCTGGGGTTCCCTTTGAAGAGATTTAAGCAGGGGAGTATTGTAGACAGAGATGCTGGCTTGCTTGCATTGTGGATGACTGGTTTAATAAGGGCCAGACTGGACATGGTGATCCTGCCAGCCATCGTTGAAGGGATACAGAAGAAGGATTGGGTGCCTGGACGATTGCAGTAGCCTCCTCCTCACTGGACCACTGCTTTCTCCTTTGTCCCCTATAGTCTGTTCTTCACAGAGCAGCCAGAAGGATCCTGTTAAATCCTAAGTCAGACCACATCCCTCCTCTATTCAGAACCCTCCCAAGCCTACCCCCTCACTCAGAACAAAAACCAAAGTCCTCACCATAGTCCAGAACTCCTGCCTTCATTTGGCCCCTGCCACTTCTCTGACCTTGCCGCCAGCCTCTCACTGCGTTTCAAGCATGGTGATGCGACCCCTGATGGCTGACCCTGTGTCTTCTCTTCCCAGAAATGTGAGAGCTTCTTGCCACCTGAGTTTCGTTCTTTTGCTGTTGACCCTCAGATCACCTCGCTTGATGTGTTACAGCACATCCTTATCCGAGCCTTTGACTTGAACGGGTGAGTAATGGGATGCTGGGGAAAACCTCTGTACCACCCAGCCTCGACAGtagttgtttgggttttttttattgttatttggtagagtgtttgtttgtttgttttattattataaataatccCACAATAAACAAACAGCCACATGCATATCTTGGAATATTTGGGGAAATCTTGTCAGAGGAGAAATTCCTAGCAGTGATATTGCTGAGTTAAAGGgtgtatgctttttaaaatttcaatggaTGCTTCCAAAATGTTCTCCAGATAGGTATTACCAATTTACTGTCTCACCAGCAGCATATAAAATTCTTGTTTCCCTCACAGCCTGGTCACTAACACTAGTTAGAAAACACTGGAAATTTTGCCAACCTGACAGATGAAAAGTGGTGTCTCTTGGGGGCAGGTATGATGCTTATTTTGTTGTGGTTGTCGTTTTGGAGGGCTATATGCACATGGTGACAAACTCAGAGTACAAAAGTGATGGGTATATGTTTCCATGGTTACATAGTTATAACTATTAACGTACTTCTTTGCATAGTTGCACAGGTGTATCTGAAGAACAAATTCTTAGTTGTTATTTGACTTTTTTGcataaacattttttgttgtgaaaaataacagacatacagattgctttattttttatgcaGTAAGAAGGCTGCTTTCTTCCCACCTCTATCCCTCAACTACTCTGTTACCCTCCCTAGAGAGGACCACATTACCCGTTTCCTATATGCTCTCCAGATACAAGCAGGTGTGTAtctgtttctgtgtttgtgaAACAAAGTGGATGTAAATGATCTGACCTCAGACTGCCTGAAATCCTTGGCGCAGTACCCAGCACATAGGAGGAAGTTGTATTCAAAACCATCCATCTTTCCCTGCTTCTTTTGGAAGCCATCCCTGAGGCCTCCAGGGCACTGGGGCACTGAAAGCTGCCACGTCTCTTCTGTCCAGGAAGAAGAACTTTGGTATCAGCTACCTGGGCCGGGATCGGCTAGGGCAGGAAGCTTACCTCTCACTCCTGTCTGACTGGGACCTCAGCACAGCCTTCGCCACCGCCTCCAAACCTTACCTGCAGCTGCGTGTAGATATTCGGCCCACTGAGGATAGTGAGTACCTGGTGCCCTGGGGTACTGCTCTGGGATTGCCTTTCTTTCCTCATAGGATGACTCCACCCCTTGCAATACACTCCCTCACAGGGGGCTAGGGAGCCAGGTCTCCTAGGTCCAAATTCTGGTTTGGCcactgggcctcaatttccttacctgtaaagtaGAAGTAATGGTATCTTAGGGCCATCATGAGGATTAAACAGGGAAATTCATGTAAAATGCCTGGAACTGTGCATAGCTGCATAGTGAATGCTCAAAAAGTTTTAGCTCTAAGAACAATAATTATCATTGATTATAGCATATAATCTAGCAATGTATGTTATGGTCATAGAATGCAGTGTAACAATAGAGCTGGAGTATTATGCTTGAGTTATAATAATACGTAACTATAACAATGCTGATTATACTAATggtaattgtatttatttattcagtcatctcaCACTCATATTCATTTGTTTGCGCTGTTGCTCACTCATTTGTTTGTTCCTTTGATCTCTCAGCCACTTCTGATCTTCTCATATTTGTTCCCTCAGTCTTGACTGTGCTGGTCCCAGGGGCCCACAGATAAATTAAGACATGGTCCCCCACATTTGATTATGGAGCAGACATTAGATAATAATATAGTATCAGTGTTAAACTTCCTGGGTATCATAATGGTATCATGGTTTTCGAAGGAAAACATCCTTGTTCTTGGGAAAAACACAGTTAAGAATTCAGGGGTAAAGTGTTACGAGATCTGCAAATAattcagcaaaaaataaatgcatatatacagagagagtgaaatgaagcaaatgtggcaaaactGAACAGTTAAGGGAGCTGGATGAAGGGTGTACGGCTGttcaatgtatttttctttttaactttaacTGTAGAtttgaagttttttaaaataaaaagttatggaGTGGAAGACATGGTTCGCAGCCTCAGGGAACTCACAGTGCCTATTTAGGGTGACTGAGACATTTTATTGACATAATAATAACACATAAGTAGCTAATACGTATTGAACACTTGGGGCCATTCTGaaacacatatttattcattGGATTGTCAAAACAATCCTACAGGGAAAGGGCAACTGTTATCTCCgtgttacagatgaagaaactgaggctcagggaggggacAGTACTTATCTGTGTCACACAGACAGTAGTGGAGGagcaggatttgaaccccagGTGGTGGCTTCGGAGTCCTCGCTCTTAATGTCTGACTCTGCAAAATTTGGAGCTTGGTAAGaaaaagacaggcagagagagagagaaagaagagtcaGAGAGAAAGTTAGTgacagagacaggcagagagacaaatggaaaaaagacaggtAACCAGAGACACAGGAT
This Camelus bactrianus isolate YW-2024 breed Bactrian camel chromosome X, ASM4877302v1, whole genome shotgun sequence DNA region includes the following protein-coding sequences:
- the EBP gene encoding 3-beta-hydroxysteroid-Delta(8),Delta(7)-isomerase; the protein is MSTNAGPMHPYWPQHLRLDNFVPNDYTTWHLLAGLFSVSGVLLTTTWLLSGRAAVIPLGTGRRLSLCWFAVCGFIHLVIEGWFSLYHEDLLGDQALLSQLWKEYAKGDSRYILNDNFTICMETITAWLWGPLSLWVVIAFLRQQPHRFVLQLVVSVGQIYGDILYFLTEYRDGFQHGELGHPLYFWFYFVFMNAVWLVLPGIFVFDSVMHLAHAQSMLDAKATKAKSKQN